ACAGGTTTTTGTATGATTTCTTGGCCTATCAGGATGAAATGTGAATAGCTAGGCACTATGGACTATAAGaaaataagagctgccatactgggatagacttaAGGTCCATAAAacttagtatcctgtttccatcagtggccaatccaggtcacaagtatctggcaagatcccaagaaataaaacagattttatgctgcttatcccatgaataagcaatggattttcccaaggttaggaaattatccaaatatttttaaagcctgctaagctaattgctttcatgacattctttggcaatgaattccagagtttacttACACACTGAgtggagaaatttttttttctattttaaacttactacttagtagtttaatttgcatgcctcctagtcccaGTATTCATGCCTACCCATTCCatgccactcagtattttatagacctctatcatatctccactgaGCTGTCTTCTCCAACATGaagtcctagccactttagcttttcctcatagagaagtcaacCCATCCCCTTTATGATTTGTGTTAtgcttctctgtatcttttctaactCTGctaacacagtattcaaggtgaggttgcactatggagTGAATGaacatgtttgtttatttaagatttgatataccgctcctgcattatACTGACCTAAGCTGTTcgcaatgtatcaaactaaaatgaaattagtacttgagaaaaactccttatctgtcccaaaggctcacaatatagtaagtgaataaaggtgaaccagtggatactgtatatctagattttcaaaaggcatttgacaaagtacctcatgaaagacgtTTAAAGTTTCAACTTATGATTAATATTATTTCTAAATAGTTCTTCTGAAGTACTTAGCTCATTCTTAAGAACGAGCCAAGCACTTCTGAAGAACTATTTAGAAATATTAACCATAAGTTGAAACTTTAAACATTTATTAGGAGGTGGAGGTTAAACCAATGAGGATTGTCCCATACAAGGTTTGCAGGCTGAAGTTGAATAGCTGGCAGCAACCCGGGATCTGAGGTTTTTCCTCTTGTTTATActataaatagtggggttcttcagggtctgtgctgggaccgctgctttttaacatatttattaatgatctaaagatgggaataactagtgagataattaaatttgctgatgacaaaaagctgttaaattgcaagaggaccttgtgagactgggcgtcaaaatggcagatgacattcagtgtgagcaagagcaaagtgatgtatgtgggacagaggaacctgaactatagctatgtgatgctgagttctgtgttaggagtcactgcccaggaaagttatctaggtgtcattgttgaggatacgtcgAAACCCTCACCTCAACGTGCAGCGgcagttaagaaagcaaatagaatgttaggaattattaggaaaggaatggaaaataaagatgaaaatgttataatgcccttgtatcactctaccTAAATGTaaacaacttgaatactgtgtgtagttctggccatcgcatctcaaaaaaagatatagtggaattagaaaaggtacagagaaggtaacgaaaatgataaaatgtttgggatgacttccctatgaggaaaagttaaagtggctagggctcttcaactggGAGAagagagacagctcaggggagatatgacagaggtctataaaatactgagtggggggcatgtgatgaagctattaagtattaagtaaaaaatatttctttacacaacatgtaatttaaagtctggaattcttagccggagaatgtggtgaaatcagttagcttagcagggtttaaaaaaaggtttgaagtccataggccattgagatggcttggggaaagccactgtttatTCCGAGGATAAGCagtgtaaaatctgttttactacttgggatctagctaggtatttgggacctgggttggccacagttgggaACAGGATagtgggattgatggacctttggtctgtcccaatatggcaattcttatgttcttatgataaaaaAGGCATAACATTCTCATTGTTTTAGCTGCCACTGTACACCGAGCAGAGGGTTTCGAagtctatccccctcttctatgaaactgcgctagcagtttctagtgtagggagccgcgctgaatggcccgcactgctcctgaagctcataggaactctagcgcagtttcgtagaagagggggtatgtttaaGCCCCATTCGAAAATCAGCTACCTCTGTgagacatttttaaataaaaaagtgcCCCTGTGTGGGTAGTGCTCTTTGGGAACTAGGAAACCAAATAAGTCTTGAAATGATTGCAGAGTATATATAATTTgtatttaatatttttcattcaaaTTGATCACCCCACAACGGGCTTTACCCACCTCTGAGCTCTCCTCGAACCCTTTCCTTTTCCTTACTAGGTAGAAGCGGTCGTCATCATCATCATTGTCCTCGCTCAGTGGGCTGGCAGGACCTTCAAGTAGGGATTGTGATCTTGTATGGGGTCGTGCATGCCGATCAGGGTTCCTCCTTGAAGCTTCTCCAACAAATGACCTTGGGGAGCGCTTGGGTTTCTGTGCAAGTTATTTGAAGTGAACACTACTTAGAGAGGAATACGAACTGCAAAAGTCTTGAAGACATCATACTTCAATTTTTATATAAAAGCAGCACACTTGCACAGATACTTGTGTAGGGCAATTAAAGCCAATTTCAACTTACTGGAGTGACTGTTGAAAACGATCTCCTCCCAATGACAAATCCAGGAATATTATTTAGTTCAGCCATGAGCTGTGCAAGCTACAAGAGAAAGAATGTATTTAGGAACTAGTTTTCATAAATGGAACTTAAATCTCCATCCTTTATTTATTGAAGTACCCTATGTGGAAAAAGGAAGATGTCCCTCAAGATGACAAAAAACCCAAAATCAGAAATATAAATGCTCAAGGCAGTGTGAGCATGGAGATCTGGCTTAGAGGGCACACAACGCACTACTAataattatttatatagcactACTAGACCTATGCAGCACTGTATACATATGAAGACAGTTCctctgtctctagtgggctcaTGATCTTAagtttgtacctggggaaatgtcacaagaagctgcagtgagaagtgAACCCAAATCACCAGATCAAAGCCcaatgcactaaccattaggttacatCAGGAAAGGCTGTACATACATGGACATTCTCTATATATGGAGGCAAACGGGCTTTGGGCATCATGGGATAAGCAGCAAGAATCCATAGTTGGGGATACGGCCAGAAGACAGTGAAGTGAAGGGGCACAAATGTTAACTAGATAGATAATTAGCAGCTGTCATTCAAGCTCCTTTGCAATTGCACCCTTTTACTCTTGTATTAAGGCACCCCATTTATGATTCATACCTTAAAGGCAGAAGAACATATTGTAGATTATGAATTTTAAGGATCATCTTGACCATATAGTTTTATGAACTAAACCTTTCAAAATACCTTGAAGAAGGGGGTAAGAAGGGTCTATGAAGTGCACACTAATGAAAAGTTTGcaaacattttctaaaaaaaaccccaaaaaaacaaccaacccccCCAGTATATATTTCCCCACTTATACCAAGTGACTGCAGTATGTATTTCCTCACTTATACCAAGAGCCACGTGGAGAGATTCAGGTGTCAGTCTGAAAATTCCATATTGAtccttgtgaccccaggcaagtcacttaatctcccattgcggaatagaaatcactaatgtaatgtaatgtaattgccccaggtacattaggtacgAGTGTCAGCCCTCccggacagataaggaaaaaatgctcaagtacctaaatataaaccacttaagttattagtatataaatgctaaaaacaaacaaacaccaatGTCTGCTATTCCATTACAATGTATTCCTAAGAAGCTCTAGCCAAATGTACAAAAGTTTAATATTAAAAactcaattaaaaaacaaacacctaCAACCCAGCAAATTAGCAGATGCAAACTCCAGTTCCAGAATGAAGGGTCCTTTATCTTAAGACCTATATTGTTGGATATCAAAAATGAtgacaaaatctgcaataggtaGTCTTCCAAAACTAAAAGATAATCTCACACAACTTTCTAGGGATATAAAGACCTTCGTTAAAGTTTCCACATAATCTCATTTTGCTACAGTGCAGTCAACATTCAGCATACCTAGGTGATGTCACAGCACCTCTTTTACTGGTGCTGTGTTTAGTTAAAAGGCAGCAGTTCTAGGTAAGAATTTTGGGCATATTAAGCTTGCAAATTCTTGTTACTGCTTCCTCTTTTGAGACATGCATTCAAATGCGCCTCTTATTCCTCATCCACTTTTTCTGTATCGACCGATTATCCAACTACCTGTCAGTCCCATTCATGTCAAATAATCAAGGCTCTACAAACTAGAAGTCCCAGACACTGAGGGGTCCTtccactaagctgtggtaaaatagGCCTTCACATACTCTTACATGGGCCTTCTCCATGCACAGAGGCTGTTTTTACAGTGACTTTAAAAACACCCTGGCTTTCTTTATCTTCCACCATTAATGGCCATTCGCTAATTAGAAGAAACTGTGTGCAAAGCACTTCTTGTTGGCCGTAGATATATTATGAAACACTGAGTATCTCCTGattgcaccccccacacacacacatactggaGTGGAGAAACAAATTCTGTGCGTTTATGTGGGAGGTTAAAGGGGGCCTATTCTACACCTCGATCCTGGAAAACAAGTTTCTTTTGGTGTGGGGAGCATTCCTCGATTCTCTATCTTCAAAGGCCTGCAGTCTGGCATTAGGACATTTGATAATGGTGTATGTTGTGCTCTGTTCCTGGGGGGAAGAGGTAGGAGGGTAGGGAGTTGATATTTCTGTGGGTTAAGGTTTGTTTCTGTGTATTCAGGGGATATATGAAGCAAATTCCCAGATACCATTGTTGAGTTGGCTGGGTATTCAGTGGGGTTAGggttgggaaggggagggggggagtttaaTGTTGGGAGGAGTTctattgctgctttttttttaactggtgTCAATTTATTTACAGGTTGTTACCTATATCTCATTTTATTGTGGTAAAATCACAGTGTTCCATTATTCTTGACTGACTATTGTGTGTGATCTGTTGAGTACCAATAAAATTAGACTATGCAACTTATTTAATGGAAATGTCCAGGTATAGTGATATTTTGCAATCATACAATGGATTTAATTAAGCATGTCCTATAGGTAGGCACAACCTATAAACCACTTCACCAGTCATCAAAAAGCTACATACAATGAATAAATACAGTGACTTTTAGTAGCAGCTGAAATACTGCACCAACTGTTCATCTCCATTTTACTTGTGTATGCAGAACTTAGGGGTTTGGGATAAACTGATTTGATTCAGTAGGGCAGTTGCAAGTCAGAGGAAGGTAAGTTTTGGGGTGCGAGACAGTTTGAAAAGAGCAATCCCCTCATGATGTTTCACTTTTATCTCAATTTCTATGTTGCAAAGTCGATCTGCTTCTCCTGTGGAAATACAACCTAACCCCCAAAATGGCCAATGCATCTTGCCAAAGTGGTCCAAAGTGTTTTTTTCTATCatctcacccccaccccttccacaAAATGCCAAGTTTCATCTCATTCTATTTTCATAGAGCTATTTTGTCCATAGACAAGTCACCCATTTTTGTATAATCCGTTCCAACTTCTGTTTGGTTTGAATTAGTGCTGTTGTAGTTAACTTCTGTGATTAACTTAAAATTTCAATATCGATTAAAGTTTACCATGATTAATCAAAAGCAATATACGTGTTGTGGATTAATCACATATTCCTGCATGAAACCAAAAGCATTAGAAGTGATTTGAAGAAAGTTTAACACATTTAACAAATGCCAACAATTGTAGGCTGTGTTAAGCACACACACCCAACACCCGCCCCCCCCAACCATTATTTTGAACCTGGAGCTAGCACAAGCAGTAGCAACTAGGGATTGCTGCCAGCTATCCtaccctagtgcaggggtaggcaattccgatcctcgtgagccgtagccaggtcaggttttcaggatatccacaataaatatgcatgagatagttttgcatctcaaggaggcagtgcatgcaaatcaatctcatacatatttattgtggatatccttgaaaacctgactggcttcagctctcgaggaccggaattgcctacccctgccttagtgcATCAGAGCATCTTTCACAGACATGGTGGGGGACAGGAGGGTAGGGTTGTCTATATAATGCAATGTATGCCATGCTATGGTTTGTCATACAATGCTCTCCATGTCACACCATACCACATTTGTCAtatgtttttaccatgctttgttatataatgtaaacttgtaacccattctgagctctcctgggagaacaggatataaaaccaaataaataaaataagagtcTTCAGAAGGAGGCAATACTCTTGGGGAAGAGAGAATAGTATTTAGGACCACGATTAAAAATTGAAACAGCTATAGATTGAattaattaaaaaaggtacttacCATTACTTTATTTTCTTTGATGTTCAAAGCTCGTCTCTCCAAGAAGTTTAAACCTCTCTCATCCTCTGAATCCGACTCAGAGTCAAAGGCCTTCGGTGGTCCCTGAGATGTCTCCTTTTGGGTTTTCATCCTATTGCTCCTCCTGCTTGGAAACTTGAGAGCTACTCTCAGTGGCCTGGAAGGCTTCCGACAGCCCTGTTGTGGCTTATTCCATTCTTCAGCCATCTGatcttcctcttccacctcagaatcaagtacaataaaaataatggttcattttataaaaaaaatgtgcTCAGGACTGAGAACAACTCTCAAAATATCTGGGATTCCATAAACCTTCATTTTGTTTGAATGACCTGCATTGCTATAATATCAACAGTTGATGGCATAAGGAAATCTGCTTTTTTTAAGTGCAATAAAGATGATGATTTATTTTGTCTTCTTCAATCTACACCAGACATTAAGCTACCTTTTCCTGTTACTGAGATGACCAGCCATAAATCCATTTAACAGCAGACCACTTGAACACACTTAGAAATGAAGCATCATGGATATTTGCTTTGCATTGGTGGCAGAGAAGACAACAGAAGTGTGACTGCATTATCTTAGCTGTTCCATGACAGAAAACACTACACAGGAAATAAAGTTTATTCCATACACTAAAGAGCAGTATCTGAAGGTGATCTCATCTAAAATCTAAAACTGCACAGATAAGGATGTCTTAAAAGAAAGGATACTGGTGGGTAGCAAAAGGAATGGccagctagaaaaaaaaaaaaaataggaggcAGTACTGGCTCTAAAGAGATATTTGCCAAGACATTTTAGAATACTTTGCACAATACTGGAAATTGCATACTCGAAGGGGTATAAACCAGATGTCTGTCCAGAGGTCAGCCACTGAAGTGATTAATGGTCAAAGCGCAGGAACCTAGAAACCTAAATTGCATAAAACCTGGAAACAGGATTCAGCTAAGGGATGGATGGACGGACTATGCCACAGAATCTGCCACCGACTCATGGCAAGATATAGTGAGGTATCCACCCCatgatgtttcatggcagaatacatgAAGTATGCGGCTCCTCTTAGTTGTTGCTACCAGGTGGCCTACCATCTAGGTATAGCTAAGAGAACAAGCATTCATATACTCGAAAGGTGCAAATAGACAGGAGACTCTAGAATGAGGGTGAACTTAGGCAGATTCAcaagtaatttaaggaaatctctttacagaaagggtagctAATGCCTTCAACAGGAGGTAGGTAGTGGCAAGAGCAGCATTTAAATTCATGCAAGCATAGAATAAAGTACAAATCCAATGGCATTGAGGGGAATGTAGTATTGGGATGTTCACATTGAATAAGACGTGGTGGCCGAGATAAGACTTTGTTACCATCAGGTAGCTAAATTTACAGCTTAGGATTCATAGTTGGACTTCAGATTTTACAAAGAGATACAAGCTCACCATTATATCCTGGAGCTCAGCTTCTGAAAACCCACAAAAGGATTCCTCATCTGACTCTTCACCAAATATCTTTGCCAGTTCTTCTGGTGTGTCTAGCCGGAACTTTTGCTTCtgaaaaaatacaaagaaaagtgGAGGGAAGCCAGCCAGCCACAGTTTTAAAAAGAACCAATTTTCTGTATACTGCACAGAGAGCAAATCACATTTACAAGTGCACTACAAGAGAATAGCTTTTGTTACTAAGAAAATGGCTCAGAGGTTTACAAATGATTTCAAAGCTGTTATGGCAATCATCGGGCACGTTAGCTTAGGTGACATTTCAAAGCGCAAAATAAGTAGTTAATCTACCACTAGCAATTACTACCCAGAACCACTGGCAAAAAGCGAAATGAAATTACAGGACATGCTGTACAGTCCTACCTGCTGTAAAGAAATGTTAGCAAAAGCATGCCGCTCTAATCACgcaaagtatttttttttggCATTTTCAGCCCTGCAGACTCAATTTTGTTTATTCCTGCATTGCATTACACTTACAGTGTTTgcaaaattatcagaagcaaaaCTGTCACAACTGTCATCCGAGGACGAGGTTTCCATGGGGATCAAGCGAACGGGTCTGAAGTGCTTGAAATTCTTCTCTGCAGAAGAGTCTCCCAGCTGTAATACAGGAATGGTAATACTCTTAAAGGTGATGGCACCTGGCTCTCACACAAAGCAGCTTTTCACTTCGCCTGCATCTGCTCAAGTGTAACCAGAAAGCAAACCAACTCAATTTGGGAAAATAGTCAAAGCGCAGGTAGATTGCTGGTTCATAAACCAGCATTCTAGGTACACGTTAAGGATAGGGAGTTCTCTCAAATTCACACATACACATGATTAGCAAGGCACaccttaccagtcaggtttttagattACCCGAATTAATATGCACAAGACTGAAGATCTCCAATGCATCCTATGTATGCAAATTCTGTCATGCAATATTCATtctggtaatcctgaaaacctgacttgctacAGGTGCCTCCAGGAAAAAGTTGGGAACACATCtggaaaaataaaa
The nucleotide sequence above comes from Geotrypetes seraphini chromosome 5, aGeoSer1.1, whole genome shotgun sequence. Encoded proteins:
- the CDCA7 gene encoding cell division cycle-associated protein 7 isoform X3; this encodes METSSSDDSCDSFASDNFANTKQKFRLDTPEELAKIFGEESDEESFCGFSEAELQDIMVEEEDQMAEEWNKPQQGCRKPSRPLRVALKFPSRRSNRMKTQKETSQGPPKAFDSESDSEDERGLNFLERRALNIKENKVMLAQLMAELNNIPGFVIGRRSFSTVTPKPKRSPRSFVGEASRRNPDRHARPHTRSQSLLEGPASPLSEDNDDDDDRFYLVRKRKGFEESSEDEAPGPRRSRPGSLALPHIVRPVGEVTEEELDKICASSSDKVYNRATGSTCHQCRQKTIDTKTNCRNPDCVGVRGQFCGPCLRNRYGEDVRTALLDPGWICPPCRGICNCSFCRQRNGRCATGVLVYLAKYHGYDNVHAYLKSLKRELELDD
- the CDCA7 gene encoding cell division cycle-associated protein 7 isoform X2; amino-acid sequence: MASFHPQLGDSSAEKNFKHFRPVRLIPMETSSSDDSCDSFASDNFANTKQKFRLDTPEELAKIFGEESDEESFCGFSEAELQDIMVEEEDQMAEEWNKPQQGCRKPSRPLRVALKFPSRRSNRMKTQKETSQGPPKAFDSESDSEDERGLNFLERRALNIKENKVMLAQLMAELNNIPGFVIGRRSFSTVTPKPKRSPRSFVGEASRRNPDRHARPHTRSQSLLEGPASPLSEDNDDDDDRFYLVRKRKGFEESSEDEAPGPRRSRPGSLALPHIVRPVGEVTEEELDKICASSSDKVYNRATGSTCHQCRQKTIDTKTNCRNPDCVGVRGQFCGPCLRNRYGEDVRTALLDPGWICPPCRGICNCSFCRQRNGRCATGVLVYLAKYHGYDNVHAYLKSLKRELELDD
- the CDCA7 gene encoding cell division cycle-associated protein 7 isoform X1 gives rise to the protein MASFHPQVSCRVGSRRAQLGDSSAEKNFKHFRPVRLIPMETSSSDDSCDSFASDNFANTKQKFRLDTPEELAKIFGEESDEESFCGFSEAELQDIMVEEEDQMAEEWNKPQQGCRKPSRPLRVALKFPSRRSNRMKTQKETSQGPPKAFDSESDSEDERGLNFLERRALNIKENKVMLAQLMAELNNIPGFVIGRRSFSTVTPKPKRSPRSFVGEASRRNPDRHARPHTRSQSLLEGPASPLSEDNDDDDDRFYLVRKRKGFEESSEDEAPGPRRSRPGSLALPHIVRPVGEVTEEELDKICASSSDKVYNRATGSTCHQCRQKTIDTKTNCRNPDCVGVRGQFCGPCLRNRYGEDVRTALLDPGWICPPCRGICNCSFCRQRNGRCATGVLVYLAKYHGYDNVHAYLKSLKRELELDD